A segment of the Macrotis lagotis isolate mMagLag1 chromosome 8, bilby.v1.9.chrom.fasta, whole genome shotgun sequence genome:
GATATGGTACTATAATTAACCCCATTTTAAGGTCAGGAAATCTGAAGCTTATAAagtttgacttgcccagggtcttaagGTTACTGAATCTAATTCAAGTCTAATTATTCTAAGCCTGGAATTCTTAAGTTATTCCATAGTCTCTAAAGTGATGACAATCAGCAGTCACATTCAACTGGGGTAGGTATAAACAAAGAGCACAAGACTGAGTCGGGGAGGAAGGCTCAAAGTTGTTTCTCCCCAAGGCAGGGAAAGGAATAAAACTTTTCAATACAAGACAACTGGCTTCTGGACGTTATCCAATATAATCTTATGGAATGAAAGAAGTAATCCTCCTGCCTTCTAAGAAAGTGGCTCTAGCCTGGCTATACGAACCCTTGCTAAATGGGGAGAATGACAGAGGTCCCGCCCCAAGAGAAAAATCCAGATTTATAACTGGCTGGGTCTTGCTTGGGGACCCCTTAGTcagatacccccccccccccatttcacagatgaggttACTGAGTCCCGAGGAGGTTCAGCGTTATCCGGGGTCGCGGAAGTAACGCTTGTCGGAGGTGCAGTCGGAACTGGTGGCTGCGATTCCCAACGGGGAGCAGCAGGACGCGGCACGTGTGGGCAGAAgggcccggggccgggccgggccacAAACCTTGTAGAGCCGCTGCTCATCCGGGGGCCTCTTGAGGATGCCTTCCACGATCCGCTTCAGCTCGAACACTGTGCTCGACTCCTTGGCGTCGGTGAAGATGGTTGTCTTGTGGCGCCGGATCATCAGGAACACGTCCTGGGGGCCAGGGGCAGGAATGAGCCTCCTCCGGCCCGGCCCCTCTCCCTCCGGCCCCGGCCACGGCGGGGCCGCCTCCGCGCTCCTAGGCCCCGTTCCTACGTCCCGAGCCTGGCCCGGGGCCCCGCCTCGGCTTCGGTCCCCTCGCCCTTAGCCCGGGCCCGGCCCCCTGCGCTGCGGGCCCCCAGCCCGACCCCTCCCCTCGGGGCGCCCCGGctgctcttcctcctcacttACCATCGCGGCGtctagcttccctccccccaatcaaCTGTCCGGCGCAGCCTCAGTCCGCCCTAGTCCCGGGATGCTTTGAGGCCGCGTCGGCGGAAGTCACCGGCCGGGAATGTACGTGCGCGCCCTCGCACGTCCGCCCTTTCCTGCGCGTCCGCGCCGCCATCTTAGTAAAGGTTTGAATTAGAAAGCGCGGGCCCGAGGTGGCCCGCGGTGCCGGTACAGGCGGCTCGCGTCAACCTGCTGAAGAGCTAGGAAGCCGAGaaggggcggcggcggcgggggagAGCGTCTCGAGGGCACGAGGCAAGTTCCCTCTCGGTAGAGGGAGAAGCGCGGGCGCCATCTTGGCGAGGTCAGGGGAGGAAGCGGCGGCGGCGACGCCATCTTGCTGAGGTCGGAGCGGCCCGTGGGGGAGGGGACCCCAATTTCGCGGTGCCCCCCGCGACCTGAACGGAGCCAGGGGCGACCTCTTCTTGGTACCCTGGGGAAGACGGACCCCTTACCCTGGCGCTCAAGGGGTCGTAAAGAACAACTATGACAATAGGACGGGCCGCCTTCCGTTCCCTAGAGTTACGGGAGCTGAGGCTGACCCCCTGACCGACTGGTCGCAGAGGGAGGAACATTTGGGGGGTACGGGGCGGACTACGTGGCTGAGCCACGGCAGGTACCAAACCGAACGGAAAGAAGCCTCTCGAAGGCGGCCCTATTGAGAAGGTCCGTGCAACGATTTGGGCGCTTCCCGCCGCCATGATGGGAAGGTCCCGCTGCCATCTTGGGAGCCAGTCGGATTGGTCAACTCGCGCCTTCCTGCCTCGGAGCCTgtgggggcggggaggagggAGCTAGCAAGTCGGGCTTACGTgctggaaagggaaagaagctTAATTTGAAACCGAAGGAAATGAAGTACTTCCGGTTGATAGAGGTGAGGCGGACGGTTGAGGTGGGCACGACCTCTAGAGGGCACAGCCAGGTGGTGCCTGCTCCAGTCAgaaggacccgaattcaaatttgCCTTTAgacacgtactagctgtgtgatcttggccgaGTCACCAAACCCTGCCTGCCTCCCGTCAGGGCCTTCTCCAGTCGCAGCCCTCTCCCCCAGCCCCCCGGCCAATCCATCCGCTTGTTTCTTGGGGAAAGAACAGCAAACATCATTAACAGGTTCCCaagcccccgcccccccccccccaagacattGGACCCGGCTTGTTTTCTAGTCGGTGCCGGCCCGAGATGAGGGGCTGCCTCTCTTTCTGCAGCCCCCCTCTTCTGGACTTTCCCACCTGCCCTCCCAGCCAGCTCAGGCTGCCCATCTGGGAAGCCTGGTCCCCTGTCCTGGAAGCAGACTCCCCCGAGCAAGAAAACAGACGCTGATCACGGGAAGCATGCTCTGtttacttttctccttccctcccctttagGAGGCCTTAGCTTGAACCCTTCGTAGACTCGTAAAGTATTGGAGATGGCATGCCTTTGAATTTACAGGGTCCCagtttacagaggagaaaatgaagtccAGGGAGGGGTAACTTGTCCGATGAGTCCATGGCAAAGTCGGAATTCAAACTGGGGTCTTCTGCTTCGTGGTCCAGGGCTCTTATTTCTACCTCCTCTACTTTCTCCTGCTCCTCATttgctttccctcctcccctttgcTTTGCATTCTAATGACAGTTGCCCCCCCTCTTCTAGAACACCCTTTTGGAGGAGACAACTGGTGGGATTTGTTCCTGGCTAGGGCCCAGTAGGCTTACTGGTAATCTTTCTCCtggcatttttatttgtttttaggtttttgcaaggcaaatggggttaagtggcttgcccaaggccacacaactaggtaattattaagtgtctgagaccagatttgaacccaggtactcctgactccaacgccggtgctttatccactatgccacctagccacccctctcctgGCATTTttagagagaaatgaaggaattagatttctCTATCCCAATCCATCTGGGGGGAgggagtgtgagtgtgtgtgtttgtgtgtgagagaCACCCTCAGTTGATGAGACTTAAGAGTACCGACGGTAGAAGAAATGTGAGGTACTAGAGATGAATTTGGAAAAGGAGAGATTTAGATGTACATGGGCACATGAGCCCTGAGACTTGGGGGTAGGGAAGAGGTCAAACAGGTTTAAATAGAAGGGAAATCTCAGCTGTTGGGGAGGAATTCAGCAGTGGGTGGCAAGGCCCCATAGGAGCAGAAGGATACTAGTGAGATGGGGACCATGTATGTCAGCATCATTCCGGACTGTGATGTTATAGGAACCCAGTTGCACCTCTGATACTTCACGCTGGATCCAGTCCCCATAGGCAGAAACAAGAGTGTAGACACCTGGTTTTCTGGGTTGGGCACAGCCAATGCCCCAGCTTACGATTCCCACCAAGAACCAGGAACCCATATCGGAACATACCAAAGGACCCCCAGAATCACCCTGAGGTTAGGAAGAAAGGCTTATTAGTTTAGAATTGAGTTCTCTttacttcctcctccctcttcccttcctagATTCTAAGTCCACATTCTCCAGATACCCTCCTTCCACCCATGTCAGACCAGGGAAATAGGAAGTAATCTTTGAAGTCTCAAGTTTCCCAGCCCACCCAcccaaaatatagaaaatgagaaCCAAAAGGGCCCTTAGTCCTTTCATCTGAAAGGATGAAATTGAACTTAAGATGACTGACTGAAGGTCACACAATAGGTCTGAAAAAGTTGGGcctaaaatttatatttcttgattCAGTGTagggttttttcctaattaattcATAATCACCAACCTAAAATTATATGAATGGGATTTAGCCTAAAAGCAGAAAGAGCCCCTAACTTGGAGTCTAAAGACTTGGGCTTTAGGTCTGACTTTGCCATTAACTCACTTAGAATCTTCATTAGGCAAGTCTGTCTTTGTGTCTCActttctctatttgtaaaattaaaaaaaaatattaaccaCAGTTCATTATAATTGGGTCTGGGAAATTctgtgttttatgcatttaaaaagggACCCATAGCTTTCTACAGATCACTAAAGGGTCTGTGACATGAAAAAAGGCTAATAATTCTTGAACTAGAGATGATTTCCagtgtcccttccagctctgaccctgcatgattttaaaataatttcctccCTGGGTCTATCCCTCAAAGAGGCAGTAGTTGTAGGAGACTATGGTGGTCCAACCAAACTGGCATCTGTTCTCTCACCTGACAGGCATCCACACCTCCTTTCATATAGCCAGCACAGATCATTTTGTTggtgaccttgtgcaaatcattATTCAGGATCTTGTTGCACTCCTTGGCACTTATCAGTGGCAGCTTTGCTTCCTGCAGGTGGTATGGTCGGGACAGCTGGACTgggagatgggagagagagagcagagatattacagatattatatattatattacaatattatatatactgtattataatatatatattataatattatatatattatatttatagacTAAAGTCCTGCCAGTAGCTGAACCCTGAACCCCTGCTCTTTGTGGGAGGGCAGGAAGAAGATGGTGAATTTAACTAGTTCTGGGGAGGGGAATGGACAGACAGATCTAAATATCCTGGTGTGAACTCCCTTTCTGGTGTTTAGTGAACTTTAGGGTGAGTAAGCAAAGTTGAATTCACTTTAACTCTCTGTACTAGAGAACTGTGTTTGCTGTGAAGCAAGAGACCTGAATTCTCCTCCTAGCCCTtctacttaacttttttttttgatattgggAAAGTCACTCTCTTATAGCCAAcatttccctatttgtaaaatgaagttagatTCTTTATCCTCAAATTCATGACCCTTTTCAATCTATCCTCAACTCAACTCTCCTACTTTATTTTTAAGATGAGATAAAAGTTTGGAgataggaggatctgagtccaaatcttgtCTAGATATGCAACattagacaagtcactaaacctctttAGGCTTTAGTATTatcatctgtaaattaaaaaaaaaaacttgaggtACCTTAGAgacttgttgtgaggatcaaataaaataataactgtaaagcattttgcaaaccttaaaatcaCTATGTGACTCTCAGCTGTTATTGTTTCTCAACACAAATCTACTGTTTTTTGTACCTCTCAGGTGTTTGTTCATTCCATTCCTTAACCTGGACTTCCATTTTTGGGGGAAATAGGGGTTGTTTCAGGACCTCTAGTCCTATAGAGCCTTTCTTGCTCACTCCATAGCAATTTTCCGCAAACATCAATAGATAGCATTCAAAAGacagaatcattcattttaacATTGATTTAAATATCTTCTTTTATTCAGTTTTCCTACTGGGAGTTGTGTAGTCCAGATTATATGCTTCTGAGGACCAGGACAACTGGTCTAGGCTAAAATTTGGTGAACTGAaaatttccagttttatttctGAGTCAAAATATGACCTCCTATCCATAGACCTAAGGAAtatgtttcaggaaaaaaaagagaatgggatTGTGGGTTGGTGGAAGGATAGAGGGGTTTCTCCTATTTGTCTGAGAGATGATGTTGTGTAGATAGCTCCAGCAAGGAGAGGAAGCAAAGGGTGAAATATGAGGTCAGGACTTTTCTGTTAAGGTTTTGGGACATCAGGTGTGGCCACTATGCAAATCTCAGCTCATCTTAGTAGCTAggggcaaatcatttccctttctgaGCAGCAAGTTTCCTGGATTTACTTTGGGATAATAACATTCTACTACTTCCCTCTGGAGACTGTTGAgaggaaagcatttttttttagtgcCATGGAAACCTGAGGTATCATCATTAAATATATGCAGTCCAGAGATGAGGAGAAATGAGGGATTATTTGCCATGTGGAATTACCCATTCTTGGAGAACTATTGACTGCAATCCTGAACTTCCCAGCAGAGACTGGACTGCAGAACTTCTGAATTTGGGGAGAAGCTTCATCAAACTCCTGTCACCCCCTTGAGAACCTCccactctccccttcccttccaggGCTCACCTCCTTCCATCACGTTCCCCCATCCTGTCACAAAGCAGGTCAGGTTCAAGGGAAGGAGGTTGTTGGCCTCAGGGAGACAGACAGGCAGAATCCAGGGAGTAAAGTAGAGAGGCCGAGCTAGCTTCAAGAGGGCGATGTCATCTATTGAGCTGTCACCTACTGAGAATTCTGGGTGCAGGATCACCTTGCTCACAGAGCTTGAGATGGAATGGCCTGGGCTGGAAAAGAGCTGGAGTTCTCCAAGGACTATCTGAAACTCGGACACCTTGATAGGCCTGCAAAAAGATGGGGATGGGGGCAGGACTGGAAGCATGTTGGGGAAGGGGAATCCCAGGCCCTACATGCTGGTAGTAAGTTTTGTAGGACCATGATCTTGCCTAGTATTGTCTCTGAAAGGTACTCTATATATATGAGAGTTCCCAGAGACGGGCAAACTGTCTCACAAGGTGGGAGAGGGGAATTAAGAAAGACTTGGGGACTGATTATTTAAATCTTGATCCAGTAGGAGGAAGTTGTGACAGAGAAAGAGTCTGGGCATGACTGACTGCTCTGGAAAAGAAGGTGGCACTGTGCCAAGACCAACCTGGTGACAGGGAACTTATACCAGCTACTGGGGACTACTCATAAAGTTCCTGTTGTATTTTTCCTGCAGAGCCATTACCCAGAGCAGGGCCACTACAATCACAGATAAATACAATTTTTGCCAGATTCAACCTTTCATTCTAAGCCTTGTCccttttgggtgttttttttttttttttttgcaaggcaatgaggttaaattggccaaggtcacacaactagataattattaagtgtctgaggccagatttgaactcaggtactcctgactccagggctggtgctctatccactaagccacctagctgccccttaagtgGTAGCTTTTGTAGCAGCCTCACAGATCTCCCCCCAGTCTTGATTAGAGAGTTCATTTCATGCTGCTTGTCCTGGCTGTCAACATTACTAACTTTGCCTCCTTTTCCACTCCATTTCCAAATGACTGGAAGcatggctgattttttttttttttaggtttttgcaaggcaaatggggttaagtgacttgcccaaggccacacagctaggtaattattaagtgtctgaggctggatttgaactcaggtactcctgactccaggactctattcactgcgccacctagtcgacTAAGCATGACTGATTTTGAAGTAGaagaacaaaatataattaaaacatAGCCACAGAgacagtattttctttttctatagaaATAATTCAAAGCAATTTGGATTCTCCTGTCTATGTTGCCGGAAGGTGTTAAAATGTTCTCCACCAGTCACAGTAAATTGTGGAACTGGGACCATTCACAGAGAAGCTAATCCAAGATATTGCTTAGGATGCGACCAGCCATATAGCTACTTCAAGGGAAATGCAAACTCTCAGAGGGAGTATGATGGTGAAAAGAGCATTAGGCCAGAAGTCAGAAAATTTAAATTGTAGTTCCAGCTCTGTAAGTAACCCTGAGACTGAAGGCAGGACAGTGCCCTCTTTTGGGGCTTCAGTTTTGAGCCCTGTTGTGTCTGTGGCCTGAATCGGAGGACTCTGGGAGATTAAGCTGTTGGTGCAGCTGACTTTTGGATAGGATCACAGACTAGCAGGGGAAGAGGTGATTGGTTGGACTGGAAGGACCTGGTCACTCACAGATCAAAACAATGGGCAGCTGTCAGAACCCAGCTAGGGGAAATGAGAGTAGCCCCACAGATGTGAGCCCTGGACCGCCTGAGACTGGCCTGCCATGGCCATGCCCTTTCACGGGCATTTTTGCCTCCAACGATGCGCTCATTCACCTTGTCCTTCAGGATTGGCTGACCACAGCCTAAACAGAGAAGGCAGACTTGGGACCAAGGACCATATACCTTGGCCCTCTGCTTTACCCCAGTTTGTCCAGTGACTTCTAGTTTTCTTTAAAGCCTCCACACCTCCACACCTCCCCACTAACCCATATTACCCCTTGTAGCCTCCAGTAACTTACCTGAACTTATCCAAAGATTTTCTTCACCTGAGAAAGGAAAGGACAGGAAGGCAAGTGGATCTTGAACTTGTATTAATTAGCTTGTCTGCCTATTAGAGACTCTCGTTGGGCTGTTGGGGACATCTCCTTCAGCATCTCCCTTTACCCTGTTCCTTTTTCTGCCCCTCAGtctcttcttctttcctattcccatctcccccatcccctttcagATTGCCTCTGTATTCCCTTTAGAATAGATCTTCTATTGATtcactctggacctcagttttccccttcttcctcctccctctctccccagcTCTATAGATTATCCCTTGTTTTTCCTTGGAATGATTTTTCAGTCATATAGAAGACATAATTTTCAGTTACTGGTTTTTCAGAGATCTTTGTGCTATGGGAATTGATCTGTGAACAGATAGAAGGAAGTACAGGACTCCAGTACTTCTACTCCCTGTAGAGAAAGGAGCTTTCTGGAGCAGAGAGGGAAGGACATCTGGATACTGGGTCTGTCTCAGGGTTGTCCAGTGGACAACTTGGGCTGGAGTAGAGTACAGCTGAGTCCTGGGGGAATGAGTCCTAAGGATAGATACTGGGTCTTAGGAATAATAATAGGACAGGACACCAGGATCCTAGTATGAACAGGAACCTGGGATATTACCTACAGTAATATCTGGGGGCAGAGAGGCCAGGGTGGTAGGAAGGAGCCTAGAGGAGGCTAGAACAAAGGGCATTCAAGAGTGAAGACGATTGATGGGTAGATGCTTGGGTCCTATGGACAGGGTACTTTGGGGCTAGGACTTCTA
Coding sequences within it:
- the LOC141495528 gene encoding serine protease 33-like, encoding MEQLGTTWLFPLLLLLPPTTNGEENLWISSGCGQPILKDKVNERIVGGKNARERAWPWQASLRRSRAHICGATLISPSWVLTAAHCFDLPIKVSEFQIVLGELQLFSSPGHSISSSVSKVILHPEFSVGDSSIDDIALLKLARPLYFTPWILPVCLPEANNLLPLNLTCFVTGWGNVMEGVQLSRPYHLQEAKLPLISAKECNKILNNDLHKVTNKMICAGYMKGGVDACQGDSGGPLVCSDMGSWFLVGIVSWGIGCAQPRKPGVYTLVSAYGDWIQREVSEVQLGSYNITVRNDADIHGPHLTSILLLLWGLATHC